One genomic window of Caldivirga maquilingensis IC-167 includes the following:
- the udg gene encoding type-4 uracil-DNA glycosylase: MNRSGPQGEDDELAEINSEVSNCRKCPLYLSRKKAVPGEGNPRAEVMLIGEAPGRVEDETGRPFVGAAGKLLDELLHEIGVDRGNLYITNVVKCRPPNNRDPTEEEINACKPYLIRQIAVVRPRKIITLGRHSTRVILSLNGLGFSELAKVRGKVFKVNIAGVNADVYPTYHPAAALYNPSVRNLIKEDLAKAFNASKGGSSILDYLNG, from the coding sequence ATGAACCGTAGTGGGCCACAGGGGGAGGATGATGAATTAGCTGAAATCAACAGTGAGGTGAGTAACTGCAGGAAGTGCCCACTGTACTTGAGTAGAAAGAAGGCTGTACCAGGTGAGGGTAATCCGAGGGCTGAGGTTATGTTAATTGGGGAGGCGCCAGGTAGGGTTGAGGATGAGACTGGTAGACCGTTTGTTGGTGCCGCTGGTAAGCTGCTTGATGAATTGCTTCATGAGATTGGGGTTGATAGGGGTAACTTATATATAACTAATGTAGTTAAGTGTAGGCCACCTAATAATAGGGATCCAACTGAGGAGGAGATTAATGCTTGTAAACCATACTTAATTAGGCAAATAGCCGTGGTTAGGCCTAGGAAGATAATAACCCTGGGTAGGCATAGTACTAGAGTAATACTTAGCCTCAATGGGTTAGGCTTCAGTGAGTTGGCTAAGGTTAGGGGTAAGGTGTTTAAGGTTAATATCGCTGGTGTTAATGCTGATGTTTACCCAACCTACCACCCAGCGGCCGCGTTATATAATCCATCGGTGAGAAACTTGATTAAGGAGGATTTAGCTAAGGCGTTTAATGCCAGTAAGGGTGGTTCAAGCATTTTAGATTACCTTAATGGCTAA
- a CDS encoding M24 family metallopeptidase produces MIGDKLSRVRSLIKDKGATALILTNPSNMGYLLGYEDGLLAYIDDSVIKVIAPLLDRERARELVNGKADVVAYSGYKLPIEGDVIWGSDELIKVIASWIKPGSSILIDDSSRQFIRKALDTVNAKPIDASADILEARAVKTPEEVELIKGAINITLKVLKELYGMRITGMSERDLAAYIYHGLISYGGDEAAFNPIVGSGPNAAKPHHTHSDRRIGVNETVVIDIGARYRLYCSDLTRTLVTGSLEGKLKDAYNAVIEASRRAISIIKPGVKASDVDAAARGVISEYGFAWGFIHSLGHGVGVEVHERPAIGPSSNDVLREGNVITIEPGIYIKDVGGIRVENMVLVTENGAEVLTRDEYAYV; encoded by the coding sequence ATGATTGGGGATAAGTTAAGTAGAGTAAGGTCCCTTATTAAGGATAAGGGGGCTACGGCATTGATTCTAACTAACCCAAGCAACATGGGTTACCTACTAGGTTATGAGGATGGGTTACTGGCTTATATTGATGACTCGGTAATTAAGGTTATTGCACCATTACTGGATCGGGAGAGGGCTAGGGAGTTGGTTAATGGTAAGGCTGATGTGGTTGCTTATTCAGGTTATAAATTACCCATAGAGGGTGACGTGATTTGGGGTTCCGATGAGTTAATTAAAGTAATAGCCTCATGGATTAAACCAGGTTCAAGCATTCTAATTGATGATTCAAGTAGACAATTCATTAGGAAGGCCCTTGATACCGTTAACGCTAAGCCTATTGACGCCTCAGCGGATATTCTTGAGGCTAGGGCTGTTAAAACCCCTGAGGAGGTTGAGTTAATTAAGGGTGCAATTAATATAACCCTCAAAGTGTTAAAGGAATTATACGGCATGAGGATTACTGGAATGAGTGAGAGGGATTTAGCGGCATACATTTACCATGGGTTAATAAGCTATGGTGGGGATGAGGCTGCCTTTAATCCAATAGTTGGCTCAGGGCCGAATGCAGCTAAACCCCACCATACGCATAGTGATAGGCGTATAGGTGTTAATGAAACCGTGGTAATTGATATTGGTGCACGGTATAGGCTGTATTGCTCAGACTTAACTAGAACATTAGTAACTGGGTCACTTGAGGGTAAGCTTAAGGACGCCTACAATGCGGTTATTGAGGCTTCAAGAAGAGCAATAAGCATTATTAAACCGGGAGTTAAGGCAAGTGATGTTGATGCAGCGGCTAGGGGAGTGATTAGTGAGTATGGTTTCGCCTGGGGTTTCATACATAGCCTTGGCCATGGGGTGGGTGTTGAGGTTCATGAAAGGCCAGCAATTGGACCTAGCAGCAATGACGTATTGAGGGAGGGTAATGTGATTACCATTGAGCCAGGCATATACATTAAGGATGTGGGTGGGATTAGGGTTGAGAACATGGTTCTCGTTACTGAGAACGGTGCGGAGGTTTTAACTAGGGATGAGTACGCTTACGTTTAA
- a CDS encoding inositol-3-phosphate synthase: protein MKSNIKVSIAGVGNCASALVQGVQYYRLTNDATGVTFKEINGYSISDIKFTAAFDVDARKVGKDLAEAIFTPPNNALKIIDVDKTGVIVKPGPLLDGIAPELAGSHIPVVEAKVDDVVKELESTNSEILINYLPTGAQKASEAYAEAALRAGVGFVNAMPSQIATVEQWQARFTKAGLPLLGDDIQNQLGATVLHKTIMHLLSLRGLKVVGTYQLNVGGTPDFLNLNYRKGQKEKTKTAAVKKMVKEQDFDAYITPVAHVGFLGGRKRAHMFIEAQGFAGVPVKIEVSLEVHDPWNNAGVMVDVLRLMKVALDRGVAGPIYSVAAWAFKNPPMHAPPDEAYNWLIEFIEGKRDN, encoded by the coding sequence ATGAAGAGTAATATAAAGGTATCAATAGCAGGTGTGGGTAACTGCGCCTCCGCCCTGGTTCAAGGGGTTCAGTACTATAGGTTAACTAATGACGCAACCGGCGTAACATTTAAGGAGATAAACGGGTACAGTATTAGTGATATTAAGTTCACCGCGGCCTTTGATGTTGACGCCAGGAAGGTTGGTAAGGATCTGGCTGAAGCAATATTCACCCCACCGAATAATGCATTAAAAATAATCGACGTTGATAAGACTGGAGTAATCGTTAAGCCAGGACCATTACTGGACGGCATAGCCCCTGAACTAGCTGGATCACATATACCTGTGGTTGAGGCTAAGGTTGATGATGTTGTTAAGGAGCTTGAATCCACAAATTCCGAAATCCTAATTAACTACCTACCCACAGGTGCCCAGAAGGCATCTGAGGCTTACGCTGAGGCTGCATTAAGGGCTGGTGTAGGCTTTGTGAATGCCATGCCATCTCAAATAGCCACCGTCGAGCAGTGGCAGGCTAGGTTCACTAAGGCTGGTCTACCACTGCTTGGTGATGATATTCAGAATCAATTAGGGGCCACTGTGCTTCATAAAACAATAATGCACCTACTATCATTAAGGGGGTTAAAGGTGGTGGGTACGTATCAACTTAACGTTGGTGGAACACCTGACTTCCTCAACTTGAATTATAGGAAGGGGCAGAAGGAGAAGACTAAGACGGCTGCGGTTAAGAAGATGGTTAAGGAACAGGACTTCGACGCCTACATAACACCAGTGGCGCACGTTGGCTTCCTGGGTGGTAGGAAGAGAGCCCACATGTTCATTGAGGCACAGGGCTTTGCTGGTGTTCCAGTTAAGATTGAGGTTAGCCTTGAGGTTCATGATCCATGGAACAACGCAGGCGTTATGGTTGATGTATTGAGGTTAATGAAGGTTGCATTAGATAGGGGTGTAGCTGGTCCAATATATAGTGTTGCTGCATGGGCCTTTAAGAACCCACCAATGCATGCGCCACCTGATGAGGCTTATAATTGGTTAATTGAGTTTATTGAAGGCAAGAGGGATAATTAG
- a CDS encoding class I SAM-dependent methyltransferase, whose protein sequence is MNSMHGGVTVSTIVDFIKGNVNAGSVVADIGCGTGRFTSVIAPIASLVYCVDSNEDAINEARRSIKSSNVVFLNENADSLSIPDHSIDVVLLAFSFHDMDNKESVVNEIKRVIKPGGKVIIIDWVKEKTPMGPPVDIRLSEDDYIKAFKEFKPIQVSRVSQYHYGIVLKVPET, encoded by the coding sequence ATGAATAGTATGCATGGTGGCGTTACCGTGTCAACAATAGTGGACTTCATTAAGGGTAATGTTAATGCAGGCAGTGTTGTTGCTGATATTGGGTGTGGAACAGGTAGATTCACCAGTGTAATAGCACCCATTGCATCACTGGTTTACTGCGTGGATAGTAATGAGGATGCCATTAATGAGGCTAGGAGAAGCATTAAGTCAAGTAATGTGGTTTTCCTAAACGAGAACGCTGATTCATTATCAATACCTGATCACTCCATTGACGTTGTCCTCCTAGCCTTCTCATTCCACGATATGGATAATAAGGAGTCCGTGGTGAATGAGATTAAGAGAGTGATTAAGCCCGGTGGTAAGGTGATTATTATTGATTGGGTTAAGGAGAAGACACCAATGGGACCGCCTGTGGATATTAGGTTAAGTGAGGATGATTACATTAAGGCTTTTAAGGAGTTTAAACCAATTCAAGTTAGTAGGGTAAGCCAATACCATTATGGAATTGTACTTAAGGTTCCTGAAACTTAA